In Microaerobacter geothermalis, the DNA window TAGTATTGGTGATATGATAGATCCTTGCGGGGTTCCCGATAATGTCAGTTCCCATGTCCCGTTTTCCATCACTCCCGCTTTAAGGAAGCGTTTATCAGTCTTAGGATATTTGGGTCTGCTATTCTCAATCTCAGGAATTTCATAAGCCATTCGTGATCGACATTCGTGAAAAAACTGCGAATGTCGGCATCAACGACATAGCTAGTCTTTCCGTATTCTATGATACGATTTAGAGCTTTCATCGCGTCATGACAACTTCTGCTGGGGCGGAAACCGTAGGAAAAGTCTAGAAAGTCCTGTTCGTAGATGGCCTGTAAGATCTTGTTCAGCCCCAGTTGCACAATTTTATCCTCGTAAGCGGGTATTCCGAGCGGTCTTACACTCTTCTCGTCCTTCGGAATATATGTCCTTCTTACGGGTTGTGGCCGATAACTTTTCTTCTTTAGCCGATCTACCAGAGTCCTGATGTTTTCTTCTAAATTTTCCTCATATGCTGCCTTGGTAACCCGGTCTACTCCTGTTGCTTTATTGCCGTCAAGTTCCCTGTGACACTGCATCAGCAGTTCCTCATTCAGAAAGTGGTACAGCGATGTGAATTGTTCATTTGGCTTTTCTTTTGCAATCTCTGCTATTCTTGCTAGTTTTGTTTGCATCTTTTGCCCACCCCAGTGTGTGGAAAATGTGTCCCTATCAAGATCGATGATATGTCACCGCCTTCCCTTCATCGACATTACTCGACTTCATCGGTACTATGCAGTGATGCGACTCCCTGCCCGCCATTTGACATTCTCCCTTGTGGTCGGTTGTTTGTCGTACTCCTTGTTAAGAAGAGCGAACAGAGTCTCCCAAGTTACTGTGAAGTCATTGTATAGCATGCCTGGCTCTTCGACTCCGGGGAAGTCCTGCCCAACTCGCCATTTACGCTGGACAAGATGTTGTTTTCCGGACTTTCGACACCGTCAACCTTCCCGTTTTACTCTTTTCGAAGCTCAATCACTTTCAGGCCTACTATCTGACTGTCTACGCTTAGCGTCTGCGATTACTCCCACACGCCCAAGACTCGCTATTGGTGACTTGGCTAGAGTCTTACCAAGCAGGATTTCCACCTGCTAAACTTCACAACCTAGGCTTGGTCGCACCGAAAGTTGAGTTATTACTTAAGTTTGGCACCATTTTTGAGAATTCGGTCATGGGGAAATGTTTTATCAGTTGCGGAGTCAACCCTATATTCAACTGTACCTGATTCGATTTAAAATTGGGTAATAACACTGAAACCAAGTGTTTTGAAGTTGGTCATATTGTCAAGGACACGGTTTACATCGTTGAGTGAAACCTGTTCAGAAACGAGTGACTTGGGATTCAGTTTTCCCTGAGCCACGAGTGCAAGTAGTCCGTCATACTGGGAATGAGGATTTCCCAGACTACCCACAACCTCCAACTCCATAGCCGTAATCGCATCAATTGGCAGTGCAACCATACCACCCTCTTCATGGGTTGTTAAACCAATCTGCACATGCCGACCTCCCTTGCGAAGCGAGAGGACAGAGTTAAGTACCGTCTCCCTAATCCCTAACGCATCAATCGAAACATGAGTTCCTCCTTTGGTAATCTCTCGAATAGCTTCAGGGGCATTATTCTTACGTGCATTGACCACGGCAACGGCCCCTTCTTTCATCGCTTTTTCCAGCTTCGCGTCATCGACATCAACCGCTATGACTTGAGCGCCGATAGCATTGGCCACTTGCACCGCAGATAGACCCACTCCACCTGCGCCATGAATCGCTACCCACTGCCCAGGCTGTACATTGCCCCTCAAGACTCCGTGGTAACCCGTCATATAACGGCATCCGATCGCCGCTGCCGTCACGGAATCAACTTCATCTGGTAAACGGATTAGGTTAAAGTCAGCATTAGGCACAAGGACATATTGAGCATAAGCTCCATCATAGCTGAAGCCGAAGATTTTCAGATTTTCACATAGATTGGAAACCCCGCTCAAACAATAAGAACAATGGGAGCACCCTTCATGGAAGGGTACGGTGACACGATCACCAGGGCGGAAGCGTTGGATGGCACTGCCTACCTCCTCCACGACACCGCCAAATTCATGCCCAGGAATGATTGGCAGTTCAGGGCTCAACCCAATCCAGCTCCAGTCCCCCATCCAGGCATGCCAGTCACTGCGGCAAACGCCGCATGCTTCAATCCGAATAATGACATCATGGGGACCAGGGGTCGGGTCTAATACATTTGTTACCTCAAGCGGTTTTTTATGCTCTACAATTCGTGCTGCTTTCATAATTTTTGATTCCTCCTTTTTCTTTATCACCTGTTTAACCAAGCGATTATTATGCCAAAAAACGCTTTAAAAAAAGTTGACCACGTTACTGTCCATATTTCATTGGTTCAACCCTTGTTTAAATATTTA includes these proteins:
- a CDS encoding zinc-dependent alcohol dehydrogenase family protein is translated as MKAARIVEHKKPLEVTNVLDPTPGPHDVIIRIEACGVCRSDWHAWMGDWSWIGLSPELPIIPGHEFGGVVEEVGSAIQRFRPGDRVTVPFHEGCSHCSYCLSGVSNLCENLKIFGFSYDGAYAQYVLVPNADFNLIRLPDEVDSVTAAAIGCRYMTGYHGVLRGNVQPGQWVAIHGAGGVGLSAVQVANAIGAQVIAVDVDDAKLEKAMKEGAVAVVNARKNNAPEAIREITKGGTHVSIDALGIRETVLNSVLSLRKGGRHVQIGLTTHEEGGMVALPIDAITAMELEVVGSLGNPHSQYDGLLALVAQGKLNPKSLVSEQVSLNDVNRVLDNMTNFKTLGFSVITQF
- a CDS encoding reverse transcriptase domain-containing protein codes for the protein MQTKLARIAEIAKEKPNEQFTSLYHFLNEELLMQCHRELDGNKATGVDRVTKAAYEENLEENIRTLVDRLKKKSYRPQPVRRTYIPKDEKSVRPLGIPAYEDKIVQLGLNKILQAIYEQDFLDFSYGFRPSRSCHDAMKALNRIIEYGKTSYVVDADIRSFFTNVDHEWLMKFLRLRIADPNILRLINASLKRE
- a CDS encoding reverse transcriptase domain-containing protein, which encodes MAYEIPEIENSRPKYPKTDKRFLKAGVMENGTWELTLSGTPQGSIISPILANIYLHYALDLWFKVAVKKACRGEANMIRYADDCAPRKRSA